A genome region from Micromonospora inyonensis includes the following:
- a CDS encoding peptidase E, translated as MPASEPTILATSIGFFSRRRGPWDWRPGPVFELAAELAEAGPAPRMCFLGQAEGDQPTTLTALYGAFAGTRFRLSHLNLFPMPNVEDVRAHLLAQDVVWVGGGSVANLLAVWRVHGLDEILRECWAAGVVLGGVSAGSICWHVGGATDSYGPTLRPFTAGLGFLPYGNGVHYNSEDQRRPLIHQLVGDGTLPTAHCTDDGVGLVYRGTTLVEAVADREGASAYEVSRNADGTVTETPIIPRLLG; from the coding sequence GTGCCCGCCAGCGAACCCACCATCCTCGCCACCAGCATCGGTTTCTTCAGCCGTCGCCGTGGCCCCTGGGACTGGCGACCCGGCCCGGTCTTCGAGCTGGCCGCCGAGCTGGCCGAGGCCGGCCCGGCACCGAGGATGTGCTTTCTCGGGCAGGCCGAGGGGGACCAGCCGACCACGCTGACCGCCCTCTACGGAGCGTTCGCCGGCACCCGGTTCCGCCTCTCCCACCTCAACCTGTTCCCGATGCCCAACGTCGAGGACGTCCGGGCCCACCTGCTCGCCCAGGACGTCGTCTGGGTCGGCGGCGGTAGCGTCGCCAACCTGCTCGCCGTCTGGCGGGTGCACGGGCTCGACGAGATCCTCCGCGAGTGCTGGGCGGCCGGGGTGGTGCTGGGCGGGGTCTCCGCCGGCTCGATCTGCTGGCACGTCGGCGGGGCCACCGACAGCTACGGCCCGACACTGCGCCCGTTCACCGCCGGACTGGGCTTCCTCCCGTACGGCAACGGGGTGCACTACAACAGCGAGGACCAGCGCCGGCCGCTGATCCACCAGCTGGTCGGCGACGGCACCCTGCCCACCGCCCACTGCACCGACGACGGCGTCGGCCTGGTCTACCGGGGGACCACGCTGGTCGAGGCGGTCGCCGACCGCGAGGGGGCGTCCGCGTACGAGGTGAGCCGCAACGCCGACGGCACGGTCACCGAGACCCCGATCATCCCTCGTCTGCTGGGCTGA
- a CDS encoding exonuclease encodes MAQRVVPAQLPELYVAADVEADGPIPGPYSMLSLGLAVAGHPRLTFYTELRPISDEYVSEALAVSGLDRERLRREAPAPEVAMAAAARWVEGLRRIGRPVFLAAPAVWDGMFVHWYFVRFVGRSPFGATGSGVDLRSYYMGLTGREWSRSHKSTAKRELGLTHLSHTHHAGEDAAELAQVFDALRRSRQRRGLSPADEG; translated from the coding sequence ATGGCCCAGCGAGTTGTCCCGGCACAGCTGCCCGAGCTGTACGTCGCGGCGGACGTGGAGGCCGACGGGCCGATCCCCGGCCCGTACAGTATGTTGTCGCTCGGCCTGGCGGTCGCCGGCCACCCCCGGCTGACCTTCTACACCGAGCTGAGGCCGATCTCGGACGAGTACGTCTCCGAGGCGCTCGCCGTCTCCGGGCTGGACCGGGAGCGGCTGCGGCGGGAGGCACCCGCGCCGGAGGTCGCGATGGCCGCCGCCGCCCGCTGGGTGGAGGGGCTGCGGCGGATCGGTAGGCCGGTGTTCCTCGCCGCTCCCGCCGTCTGGGACGGCATGTTCGTGCACTGGTACTTCGTCCGGTTCGTCGGCCGCAGCCCGTTCGGGGCGACCGGCTCCGGGGTGGACCTGCGCAGCTACTACATGGGGCTGACCGGCCGGGAGTGGTCCCGCAGCCACAAGAGCACGGCGAAGCGGGAACTGGGGCTGACCCACTTGTCGCACACCCACCACGCCGGCGAGGACGCCGCCGAGCTGGCCCAGGTGTTCGACGCCCTCCGCCGGTCCCGGCAACGGCGCGGGCTCAGCCCAGCAGACGAGGGATGA
- a CDS encoding MarR family winged helix-turn-helix transcriptional regulator has protein sequence MAERTTPDDVDVIVEQWRRERPDMRPEPMAVFGRVYRLARLVGDAQEQVYARWGITRGEFDVLASLRRAGAPYTLSPKALTAALMLTSGGMTGRLDKLERAGLLRRSPDPADRRALQVTLTDAGRRVVEEAVDAGLEVQRRILDALPADDQARLADLLRDLLAAVEPERP, from the coding sequence GTGGCTGAGCGGACGACCCCCGACGACGTGGACGTCATCGTCGAGCAGTGGCGCCGGGAGCGCCCCGACATGCGTCCCGAGCCGATGGCCGTCTTCGGCCGCGTCTACCGGCTGGCCCGGCTCGTCGGTGACGCGCAAGAGCAGGTCTACGCCCGCTGGGGGATCACCCGTGGCGAGTTCGACGTGCTGGCCTCGCTGCGGCGGGCCGGTGCTCCGTACACCCTCTCGCCGAAGGCGCTCACCGCGGCGCTGATGCTCACCTCCGGCGGTATGACCGGTCGCCTCGACAAGCTGGAACGCGCGGGACTGCTGCGGCGCTCGCCGGACCCGGCGGACCGGCGCGCTCTCCAGGTCACCCTCACCGACGCCGGCCGTCGGGTGGTCGAGGAGGCCGTCGACGCCGGACTGGAGGTGCAGCGCCGGATCCTCGACGCGCTCCCCGCCGACGACCAGGCCCGCCTCGCCGACCTGCTCCGGGACCTGCTCGCCGCGGTGGAACCCGAGCGTCCCTGA